Proteins from a genomic interval of Thamnophis elegans isolate rThaEle1 chromosome 2, rThaEle1.pri, whole genome shotgun sequence:
- the FAM53C gene encoding protein FAM53C isoform X2: MITLITEQLQKQSLEKLKCISFSINLPLPDHANVASCGSPFQIAPEGTSWRDLAPCPKIHLQDNTVPYQPSSLSLPLTTCSPENSPLNNLASQALATNSLVSEKVSVPPTKRHCRSLSVPEDLSRWQAVWRPLGSKVWTHIKRREASGVDTLAVQSKNLVQEANRLCFNPVPSASYQCVQDGAVGGRSPPFFSLALSRESPASVPWETGETLQPYPLQRRFSLSPVRFLPSPQSSTTSTPELLRHQHSLPRSRSQPCDLDTRKCGLKRRHEEDVRWHRPSLDFYKMNQKPFAGEVCQLDRSEEGGYPSWLLTCSPQSPSAPCSPINNCIQVLSESEEDDEEEAAVQAARQINWNLASKRTLFQPDFSDLDLTLIEEN; encoded by the exons ATGATCACACTGATAACTGAGCAGCTACAAAAGCAGAGCTTGGAGAAATTGAAATGCATATCATTCAGCATCAACCTG CCTTTGCCCGATCATGCAAATGTGGCCAGCTGTGGCAGCCCCTTCCAGATAGCGCCCG AGGGGACTTCATGGAGGGACCTAGCTCCCTGTCCAAAGATCCATCTCCAAGACAATACGGTTCCTTACCAACCGTCCAGCCTAAGCCTTCCCTTGACAACGTGCAGCCCAGAAAACAGCCCTCTGAACAATCTTGCATCCCAAGCACTGGCCACCAACTCTTTAGTTTCAGAAAAAGTTTCTGTGCCCCCTACCAAAAGACACTGTCGTTCACTCTCAGTGCCCGAAGACCTTTCCCGCTGGCAAGCTGTCTGGAGGCCCCTGGGCTCCAAAGTGTGGACACATATCAAACGTCGGGAGGCCAGTGGAGTGGACACTTTAGCAGTACAATCCAAGAACCTGGTTCAGGAAGCCAACAGACTTTGCTTCAATCCAGTCCCCAGTGCCTCTTATCAGTGTGTTCAAGATGGTGCTGTTGGTGGCAGGAGCCCACCATTTTTCAGTCTGGCTCTGTCTCGAGAATCGCCAGCAAGTGTACCATGGGAGACTGGAGAGACTTTGCAGCCCTACCCTCTGCAACGCCGTTTCTCTCTGTCACCGGTCAGATTCTTGCCATCCCCCCAGAGCTCTACCACTTCCACACCAGAGCTCCTTCGGCACCAGCACAGCCTCCCTCGCAGCCGCTCACAGCCTTGTGACTTGGACACCAGGAAATGTGGTCTCAAGCGGCGCCATGAAGAGGATGTGAGGTGGCATAGGCCCTCACTTGATTTCTACAAGATGAATCAG aaaccATTTGCAGGGGAAGTCTGTCAGTTAGACAGATCTGAGGAAGGTGGCTATCCATCATGGCTCTTGACTTGCAGCCCACAATCGCCCTCAGCTCCTTGCAGTCCCATTAATAATTGTATCCAGGTGCTCAGTGAAAGTGAAgaggatgatgaagaagaagcagCAGTACAAGCAGCAAGACAAATAAATTGGAATTTAGCAAGCAAAAGGACACTCTTCCAACCAGACTTTAGTGATCTGGATCTAACTTTGATTGAAGAGAACTAG
- the FAM53C gene encoding protein FAM53C isoform X1: MWPNEAFAGKPLPDHANVASCGSPFQIAPEGTSWRDLAPCPKIHLQDNTVPYQPSSLSLPLTTCSPENSPLNNLASQALATNSLVSEKVSVPPTKRHCRSLSVPEDLSRWQAVWRPLGSKVWTHIKRREASGVDTLAVQSKNLVQEANRLCFNPVPSASYQCVQDGAVGGRSPPFFSLALSRESPASVPWETGETLQPYPLQRRFSLSPVRFLPSPQSSTTSTPELLRHQHSLPRSRSQPCDLDTRKCGLKRRHEEDVRWHRPSLDFYKMNQKPFAGEVCQLDRSEEGGYPSWLLTCSPQSPSAPCSPINNCIQVLSESEEDDEEEAAVQAARQINWNLASKRTLFQPDFSDLDLTLIEEN, translated from the exons ATGTGGCCTAATGAAGCTTTTGCAGGAAAG CCTTTGCCCGATCATGCAAATGTGGCCAGCTGTGGCAGCCCCTTCCAGATAGCGCCCG AGGGGACTTCATGGAGGGACCTAGCTCCCTGTCCAAAGATCCATCTCCAAGACAATACGGTTCCTTACCAACCGTCCAGCCTAAGCCTTCCCTTGACAACGTGCAGCCCAGAAAACAGCCCTCTGAACAATCTTGCATCCCAAGCACTGGCCACCAACTCTTTAGTTTCAGAAAAAGTTTCTGTGCCCCCTACCAAAAGACACTGTCGTTCACTCTCAGTGCCCGAAGACCTTTCCCGCTGGCAAGCTGTCTGGAGGCCCCTGGGCTCCAAAGTGTGGACACATATCAAACGTCGGGAGGCCAGTGGAGTGGACACTTTAGCAGTACAATCCAAGAACCTGGTTCAGGAAGCCAACAGACTTTGCTTCAATCCAGTCCCCAGTGCCTCTTATCAGTGTGTTCAAGATGGTGCTGTTGGTGGCAGGAGCCCACCATTTTTCAGTCTGGCTCTGTCTCGAGAATCGCCAGCAAGTGTACCATGGGAGACTGGAGAGACTTTGCAGCCCTACCCTCTGCAACGCCGTTTCTCTCTGTCACCGGTCAGATTCTTGCCATCCCCCCAGAGCTCTACCACTTCCACACCAGAGCTCCTTCGGCACCAGCACAGCCTCCCTCGCAGCCGCTCACAGCCTTGTGACTTGGACACCAGGAAATGTGGTCTCAAGCGGCGCCATGAAGAGGATGTGAGGTGGCATAGGCCCTCACTTGATTTCTACAAGATGAATCAG aaaccATTTGCAGGGGAAGTCTGTCAGTTAGACAGATCTGAGGAAGGTGGCTATCCATCATGGCTCTTGACTTGCAGCCCACAATCGCCCTCAGCTCCTTGCAGTCCCATTAATAATTGTATCCAGGTGCTCAGTGAAAGTGAAgaggatgatgaagaagaagcagCAGTACAAGCAGCAAGACAAATAAATTGGAATTTAGCAAGCAAAAGGACACTCTTCCAACCAGACTTTAGTGATCTGGATCTAACTTTGATTGAAGAGAACTAG